The Suricata suricatta isolate VVHF042 chromosome 13, meerkat_22Aug2017_6uvM2_HiC, whole genome shotgun sequence nucleotide sequence TCATTAGAGTTGCTTCAGTAgtctattaaaatgataaatcacAGGAATCCacccctgaagccaagagcacactgtgtacactgtatattagctaacttgaaaataaattctatttaaaaataaaataaaataaaatgataactcATAATAATTGAGTTTTAAATGCTAAACCAAATGCATTGCTACAATGAAACCTAGCTGTCCAAAGTACTATAGGCTTTTTATACGTTGTTGGATTTGATTGATTAAATTTTTGATAACAATTTTTGCATCACTGCAAAAAAATGTCTGTGACATTCTTATATTTTTACAGATTTGGTATcagataatgctggcctcagagaatAGTTTGGGGAATTCCTTTTCCTTCAGTATTCTAGGAGAGCTTGTggagaattggtattatttcttctttaaatgtttactaaaatTCACACATGAGGCCAGCTGTGCTTGTAGTTTTCATTATGCAGTgactacaaattcaatttctttttttaaagttaatttatttaaattcaagtcagttaacatacaatgtggtcttggtttcaggaatggaacccagtgattcatcacttacatataacacccaatgctcatcctaCCTACAAATCAATTTCTGTAATCCATAATTTCTTATGTATTCCTTCTTCTGTGAGCTTTGGGATGTTTTGTGATTCCAGGAATTTGTGTGTCCCATCACAGTTGTCACAGTTATTGACAAAGTTTTTCATAAcactctcttatttttctttgaatgtctGTAGAATCTGTAATGATGTCATCTCTCATTCTTCATATCaataatttatatcttttctcTCATCTTCCCCAGTTAGTCTGGCtacatgtttattgattttattgttcTTCTAAAAGAACCAAGTTTAGGTTTAATCAAATCTTTCtgttattcttcctttttctattttattaactttGTCATTAGCTTATTGTTTTCTCTGGTTACTTTGTGTTTAATCTGATCTTTCTTGAAGTATAGTGGCatacaatgttttattatttttagacatACAACACAGTGTATTGACAGTTCCATACCTTATGCAATGCCCATCATGTTATGTGTAGCtactgtctgtcaccatacaacgttattactatattattgaccatattccTGATGCTATACTTTCATCCCCATAACGTTctatttttataactggaaatttctacctcttaatctcctttacctTTTCATGCATTCCCcgagttcattctttttcttttatgtaagcATTTACTGCTATATTTTCTGAAGTTTGAATATTGAattatagttgacatatagtgttaGATTTAGGTGTACAACACTACCGAGTCAACAATTCAATGCATTATTCAGTGCTACCATGATAAAAGTAGTTAACATCTTTCACCATAAACAATatcacaatattattaactatatttcctatgctgtaatcttcatctttatttattactcattacttttttattttataactagaagttgtTACCTCTTAAACTTTTCCCCTTgcggtgcctgcgtggctcagtcagttaagtgtctgactttggctcaggtcatgatctcacagttcatgagtttgagccccatatccagctctgtgctgacaactcagagcctggaatctgattcagattctgtctctgtctctgcctgccccttccctgctcacactgagtctctgtctctttctcaaaataaataaacattaaaaaaaacccttttcccCTAGTTTTCTCACCCTTCCCATCTTTATGCCTCCCATACCACCAGtttcttctccatatttatgagtctgtttctattttctttctttcttttttcccctttactgcTTTAGCTACATGTCACCTttactatgttttgtttttattttaaactccatTCTAAAGCTTTATCATTtcactttgtatttcttcttcatccatgggctatttttaaatatgttactagtttccaaatatttagagaattttCAGATATCttcttgttactgatttctaatttaattatattGTGGTCAGAGAATTCTCTTTGTATGatttaaatctatttaaattgGGTGAGATTATTTGGTTGCTCAGAATTCATCCATTTATCATGGCCTCTAATGCTACCATGCTGACATGAGAGACTTAAATCTCTTGTCTATATTATTCCAATAACCTTATAATTTCCTAGTTTTACACTTGTCTTCTTCCCAGATAGTCTCAACCAAAAAGCCAGAGGATACTTTTAAAGCTCTTTCTGGCTCTTTTGTTGAGACTAGACAGGAAGAAGACAAATATAAAAGTCAAGCCATGGTCTTGAACTTAATATAGATCAAGTCACTCCTCTGCTGATGACCTTCTGTTGGTTCTTCAAGTCCCTCACAGTCAGACCAAAGACCATAACTGCCTACAAAGCCTTACCCAAACAGATTCCTTGTTACTTCTAACTTTTATCTCCTACCAATCCCCATAATACTGCTCACTCTCTGATAGTCAATCTCGCCTCCTTTCAGTTGCTCCAACATGCCAAGCATTCTCCTATCTCAGACCCTTGGCAGTTTCTACTCCCCCTGTCTAAAATGTTactttactcagaaaaaaaacaacttattttCCTGTTCCCCTTAAGCTGTTTCCTTAAATCCTTCCTTCTTACAGAAGCCTATCCTGACGACTAGACCACTTGAAATTGCTCTGCCATCCTCAGCACTCTTTGTCCCCATCACCTTgcttataatataaatttatgtatcattttaaatgatataaaactcATTATCATAACATATCATAtcctttacatatttattttttactgacaGTGTCTTCCTTCTACAATGTCAATTCCTCAAGAGAGAAAGTTTGCCTCATTAGAATATAAGTAGTTGtagaatacaaatttatttttttaattaaaaaattatgtccatctatttttgggagacagagggaaaggggggagtggcagagaaagagagagacccagcattccaagcagtctccaggctctgagttgtcagcacagtccccaatgtagggctcaaactcatgaaccacaagttcatgacctgggccaaagtcagtcacttaattactgagccacccaggtgcccctagaatacaAATTTATTCAATGAGTGATATCCCAAGCATACATTTATCTTTGCTTCAACTAGAAATGAGTTGTCTCAGTTTGGACAGAAACAATCCTCTTTTTTCCAAACaagcaggaaggagaagagagacaatCACACCAAGAAGAGTCTGGTAGAGGGAAAAAGACTTAGGATCATGAACTGTGTTAAGAGCAGTGATTGTCCTACACATCTCTATTGAGTTCTTTCCATCACGAGGACAATAAAAGTAATGAGGGAAGccgaaaactttttattttattgagtttttaagaagctataataaaatgctttattaatCAGCTACCTCATTAGGAAGGCAAGCATTTTAAACTTCCTTGCTCTGAACACTAGAAACTACACTATGTTTCTATAGCTCTGGGTAGCTCGTTTCTATAGAGAAACTACAATACAGACTACCATTAATTTTTATGCAATGATTTTTAATGCCACCTTAATTTCTAAAGCAACtcaattttataaacattaaaattaactcaaataaGAGGCCAAATGTACATATCactctgtatttaaaaagtaCTGTCATAGGAGCACTGGGCTGGCCTAGTCAgtggaatgtgtgactcttggtctcagggttgtgagttcgagtcctacttgcatgtagagattacttaagaaatatAATCGTTTCTAAAAAAGGTGTTGTCTCACAACACATTTGACAGTTCCAACATTCAACTTGGGAGTCAAGAATTTAAAGAGTGAGAGGAGAGctttgtgaaattttatttcatacttGTAGCCCCTGGGAGTATGGGGATCACAAGCAGGAGGGACTATTGAAAGGAGCAAAAAGGAACATTGGTCACCTGAGTACACAGTTTTTGAGGATATCCCTGGCTCAGTAGGTCAGTGGATGACATAAGAACAAGAGTAGAGGACTGTCACTTGGAGAATAAGATCTCCTTTCTGAGAAGTTTCCCCATGGCCCCTTTcatgtctctgttcctcaggctgtagatgaaggggttcagcatgggggtGACCACTGTGTACATCACTGAAGCAATTATGTCTTTGTCATTGGAGTTGCTTGATGATGGGAAAAAGTACAATACCATGATTGTCCCATAGAACAGAAACACCACAGAGAGGTGAGAGCCACAGGTGGACAAAGCTTTATATACCCCTTGATCGAGGGAAACGTCAGGATGATGGCCCCAATGCGGCCATAAGAGACTAGAACACCAAAAAATGACAGGGTAATGACCCATCCCCCAACAGTGAGGATAAAAACCTCATTGAGGGAAGTGTCTGAGCAGGAGAGTTTAAGCAGGGCAGCAAGGTCACAGAAGAAGTGGGGGAtggtgttgtcagcacagaaggACAGTCAAGCCAGGAGGATGGTGTGAGACAGGGCACTGGCACAGGCAAAGAGCCTGGACCCAGCCAGTAGAAACATACACAGCTCCTCCCTCATGATGGTGGTGTAGTGTAAAGGGTGGCAAATGGCCACGTACCTGTCATATGCCATCACTGCAAGAAGAAGGTTATCAATACaggcaaaaaatatgaaaaaatacatctgTGTTACACAGCCTGCATAGGGGATGGATTGATTCCGAGTATGCATGTTTATCAGCATCTTTGGGACAGTGACAGATGAGAAAGAGACAACAGTGAAGGCCAACTggctgaggaagaagtacatgagGGTGTGGAGGCGAGAGTTCAGCCTGATGAGCAGGACGATGAGCAGGTTCCCCAGCACCGTGGTCAGGTACATGCCCAGGAACAGGGCGAAGAACACGCCCTGCTGCTCTGGGCGGATGGGGAGCCCCAGGAGGAGGAACTCGGGCACACTGCTCTGGTTCTCGCTCATGTTGCTACTCTCTGCTCAGTCTGAAGGAATATTGGGAATGCTCCAGATGATAAATAGCAATAATGACAATCATAATGGGGTATTTACTTCCTACCAAAGAATTCCTCAGGGATTTCCCACATGCTATGGTCGAATCCTCATCCTCCCCATCAGAGCTCCAATGACCAAAAAGATTCCTGACAATGTAAACCAGAAGAATTTCTTTCTTCGTTTAATAACGTGTTGGACACCATATTCTTccctggagaaaaaagaaagagtttacATTCTAAGAAGTAGTCTGTTCAAGCCCAGTTCAGAACAGTGTATCTATGACTAGACTTCTGGTGGGTTCTGGCCCCACACCTTTTTAGCTAGTCTCCATAGCTTACTCTCTCTTAGCCTGGGTTCGCCCTTCTGCAAGGTAAGTATAGCAATGCCTATACATAAGGTTTGCAGAAGAATTAAGTGACTCAGTGAGAGTTAGACTATTAGAACAGAGTTTATATAGTAAGGACACAGATATGTCATCTGAATCTTCATGCCAGTGTTAAGCGTCCAGATAAACCCGGGGTTGATCTTTAGAAATGTGAGGTGGGCATTAGGAAAAAGCAGATAGCTCCTCTAAAAGTGTTGTTAACCTGTGTGAGCTCTCCCCTTCCGAAGGAAAGTGCACAGACACACCTCCTAGAGCCTGGGGTTAATTTCCCAATGAAATTTAActtgacatattttcttttatttgggaaaaataaattatgcttcCCCCATCTctatatttgtccatttctctgcttctgtcttcagcAACTCAAACTGGCTCAGATATAAGTATTCACATGGAGTAAGGTATCAGCTCCTGGGAGCTGAGAACTAGTCGATGCAGTAAGGTTGGTGATGCCGGTTAGAATTAATATTGGCCTGACTGACATGACTATTTTCCATTAGTGATCTTAATGTAATTGAGACTTATTGAACAAGTATTCCAATATGTGCCAGGCAAAACAAAGGGATTTTTGCACATATGTATTGCATACGTGTGTGTTTGCTACAtctggtgtatgtgtgtgcatgtgtacgtgtGACGGGCTGAGAGATGTTAAGGTACCAGCCCgtggtcacacagccaggaactGCTAGATTCgccattctttattcatttatttaatcgtCTCTCCTATTCAACacactcttcctccccttctgtaATTGAGCAGGAGAGCTCAATTTGAGCTCCTATTTCAGTGAGACACTTTGAGACACATTTCAGTGTTTGAAAGAGGATTTCTGTGCTGTGTGTCACCTCAATCACTAGCTCCGATGTCTGCCATCACTCATCCCTGCAGCCGTCTATGTTCCTACAGCCTACAGCTTGCCAATGCCTTTCACTTACTAAGCAATCAATATCTATTGTgtcagaaaagaagagaacacaGTGACTTTTTCCCTCAGTTCTCCTAATATGAGAAGTTAAGTCACTTCTACACATAACTGTGTAATGTGTGGTGGCTCTTGATCTAGGAAGCAAGTCTTTGGATTCTTTTGTCACCAGAGGCAGACACTTCCCATTGCTGTGGGGGACAAGGCCAATAGAGTTACAATACCCACACTCCTGGAGGAGGAAACTGGCATTAAGACACGGGGCTCCATATCCAGTAATAGATTCTTATTCCAGGCCAGGGGGGATTCTCAGGGACAGGACATTGGGAGAAAGGAGGTGATCTCACTCCCCTACTGAGGATGGGCTACTTATTGTCAGATGCTGGGTGGGACTAGAGTCAAGACCTCTGGCTTCTCTGGGGTTGATTGTGGAGGGAACCAGAAATCCTGATGTGGGTGTGGGGTGGAGACTTCTGGGGCAAGCCAGTAGGAAGGGAACCTTCACCTTGTGTATAAATGTCCCTGTGACCTATACTCAGCACTGAAACTGTAAcctaagttttgagagagaacccCTGTGCAGGCTTGCTGTTAAGGCTGTCACAACATACTCTTGGCCTTAGAGTTACCGGAATGGAGAGTCAGTTCAGTCAGCCTCCACTTGGGGAATAATGATGCAGAAGGCTGCTATTTACTGGATGCTCACTATGTGCCTAAAATGGATAAAACTGTTGTAAATGCTATCTTGCaaatgctattattatcctcagTTACATTTAAGGCTCCTGGCCTTGTATCAAATGTCAGGCTACAAAACTATTGTGTGCAACCACCAGATTCTGCAGATACCAGAACCTGAAGACTTAACCAGGCTATCCTGCTCCCAAAGTTTAAATATGGACAATGCTATgtcaagaatagccaaaacatggaaggagcctaaatgtccatcacctgacgaatggatcaagaagatgtggtatatattcacgatggagtactacatggcaatgagagggaatgacatatggccctttgtaggaaagtggatggaccttgagggtgtcatgctgagtgaagtaagccaggcagagaaggcagaaaccatatgtttgcactcataggtctagcaggaaaacaagagagacctaatggagaaccagggggagcggaggagggagagagagttggggagagagagggatacaaaacttgagagactattgaatgctgagaatgaactgagggttgagggggaagggggagggggaaaagaggtggtggtgatggtggagggcacttaaggggaagagcactgggtgttgtatggaaaacaatttgacaataaaatattatggagaaaaaaaagaaaaaaaataaatatggacaATGCTAAAGACTGAAGCGAGAAATATTTAGAGCTATAGGTGAATTCTCAGAACACTCAACTCACATAATCTGATGGGCcccacgcgcgcgcacacacacacacacacacacacacacacacacacacattgctttGCTACATACATATTTACAGCCTGAAGCCCTCGCTTTTCTTTCATCCCTTCCTGGTGAATTTAGTAGAAGTGTGAGTGTGTTAAACTCTTAATACAGACACCTCTGTAGtcaatcagtctctctctctctctctctctctctctctctctctctctctcacacacacacacacacacacacacacacacacccttcaacACATATATTCTTGGATGATTTGCTGTTCTCTTACACATCTAGATTCATTCCCTAGGTGTAAAGAGTCAGGGTACAAATCTATTTCACACAAAGTTCATAAATAAACACACCGTCATATATGCAAAACACTTACAATACAAAGAGCTAACGAACAACATATAATTGAAATACAGACACATAGGTACTCCCAGACAGTCACAGATATTCAAATCACAACACACAGAACCACACAAAAAATACACGGATAGATGTAATCTCTAAGGCACACACATTGTTCAGAGGAGATTTCTAGCCTTGCCTGATTGATGCACATTCCAGGTGGAAATTTTCAGTGTGTGCCAGTGACACACAAGAATAGAAGTACACAGAACACATGTACTTAGCCTCATATTCACATACATACCTATTTACAGGGGCAGAATCCTGGCCCCTTCAGTCCAATGCTAGTCCTCAGTAAGCTCAAATACCTTCTGTCCTGGGCTGTTACCTTAATCCTCACTTTCTGTCTGAGAGACCCAGGGGCCAAAGGAGAAGATGCAGCCTCTCTGGTCTAAGGATCTTCCCAGACAGACTTGCATGTCTATTTACTAGCAACAGAACAATGGgcagaggtttttattttacagaagaactAAAACACAGGGGGAAAGACACCCAGGATCTTCAATAAAGAAAGTCATCATAAGTTAATNNNNNNNNNNNNNNNNNNNNNNNNNNNNNNNNNNNNNNNNNNNNNNNNNNNNNNNNNNNNNNNNNNNNNNNNNNNNNNNNNNNNNNNNNNNNNNNNNNNNGTTAGTGCCTTCCTCATGAGCCTGTGAGGATTGCCTGAGACAATCTATCTGAAGTTCTTCTCACAGCTCTTGGTACATGAAAATGTCCATATGTCTTAGGTTTTATCACTAATAACTTTTTAATCTCAGAGCAGTTAAGcatgaggaaattatttttaatatagtttattgtatagttggtttccataaaacacctagtgctcatcccaacaagtgccctcctccatgcccatcacccatttccccctcttcccctcctcccatcacccctcaatttgttctcatatttaagagtctgtgtgGTTTGTCTCAAGCATGAAAAATCTAttaaatgatttcattatttcattcatgcattcattcatttgttccttttgataaatatttattaaagcttTCATAAAGATGGCAATCTAGGCTATGGAgcacaacaataaataaaatagagatacaTCATCTGGCAGAGCCTATATTTAAGaagaagaagcaaacaaaaactgaaacaaacaatTCAATgcacaacaaacaaacacacaaaaatcaaaacagcaaAACTCATGGCAATGGTAATTGGTGGAAAGTATCATGGAGTAAAGCAAAGCAAGGGAGGGATATGAAGCAGttcagatttatatattttttatttctttaagtttattcatttatttatttttaataatctcttcacccattgtggggctcaaactcataaccccaagatcaacagtcatgctagtcagactgagccagccaagcaccccagtCTAGATCTAAATAGGGTGGTCaaagagttagggaaagggaaggagggaaatcgTGAGAAATTCTTAAATACTAACAACTAACTGAGGGCcaaacagggagggggaaaggagaaagggaatgatggtcatggaggaggacactgtggggaagagcacagggtgttatatggaaaccaacgtgacaataaaggatggacttcgagggtgtcatgctaagtgaaataagtcaggcagagaaggacagataccatatgtttgcactcacagataggtctaacaggagaacaggagaaacctaatggaggacctggggggaagggaagagggaaagagaggtggagagagagggacgcaaaacttgagagactattgaatactgaaaacgaactgagggttgaagggggagggggaggggggaagaggtggtggtgatggaggagggcacttgtggggatgagcactgggtgttatatggaaaccaatttgacaataaactatttttttaaaaaaagagagagatgtctGGGTAAGGTGAGATatgatttaaatttctaaaaagttgttttctatttttattttattttttgatacaatgaagttttattttattttattttatttaaattcttttaaagtctactttttttaatagtttattgtcaaattggtttccatataacacccagtgcttctccccacaagtgccccccaccatgaccatcaccccctccctcccgccccctcccccttcagtccatggtttgttttcagtattcagtagtctcccttgatctgtgtccctcccatggggagaggaagggggaaagagagtgttttctatttttaaatgtttatttatttttgagagacagagcacaagtggggaaggagcagagaaagaggatgacacaaaatctgaagcaggatccaggctctgagccatcagcatagagcctgaaacaggggtcaaactcacaaactatgaaatcatgacttaagctgaagtgagacacttaaccgactgagccacccaagcacccgatttaaaaaatagttgattaGAATGGGAATGTTTCCATTAAACTTCCATTATCTGAGAAGAAAATCTCAGACTCCAGCAAAGAATTTATTAGATCCACGTTTTGCCCTATTATTCTCAATGTCAACTCACAGCTGCCAGCACTGTAATTGCTGAGATGGCTGCCTCAGAaactctctatccctcaaaaatgcATGATTTTctagtgtaaggatgcaggtctgattcaggtttcccctctgaccttgaaggccagctaacaccattaacatttctgggggcgggcctaaagatggaggttaagactagtcatgccctacctgagggttctgggtccactctgtaattggttaaaattactgtcaatgatgtgatgctatattgattggacccctgtacctgtgtcacaatttcctgtaactcccccttcccaaactcataaaaggccctgccccgccatgtttggggctcactccacgtggatccagtacactggtggagtctgtgagcccgtgcttatataagcccgtaataaagccctttgcttttgcatgcgtgcttcggcctccctggcagtctctggttttggggggcgatattaaaatctgggcataacactaggTCCTACTCAAGGCTCTCTCTCAGTCCAGAAGCTTCCCAAATCATCAATCTTCAAATACATATATCTTCCCCCCAGATATGATGAGGCTCATTTACCCCCCCAAAATGTGGAGGTATaccaaagaaagaaacatttagttGACTATTCTCTTTGCTCAACTGTCTAGCATGTAGGTCTGAACACATAGAAGGGATTCAATATCAGTGAAGTCAGCGTATCAGCTTCCTTTCTATAGACAAGAGGGGAAAACACTAAGCCAAAATCCAACCCTGGCAgcaccaaatgttggcaaggttgTGGAGCAACAGGGggtctcattcattgctggtgggagtgtgaaATGGTacggccactttggaagacagttggctatttcttagaaaactaaacatactcttaccatcaTATGGTCTtgcaatcacactccttggtatttattcaGATAAGTTGAAAACTTATCCACACAAAACCCTgaacagatgtttatagcagtattattcataattgccaaaacttggaagccacCAAGATGCTCTTTAGCAGGTTAATGAGTActtgagggacatctgggtggaaATTCACAGGGTGTCTGTCTTGGTCCTTCCAGGCTactataacagaataccacagactgggtggcttatgagcaacagaaatttatttctcatagtccGGAGGTTGGTGTATGGGTGTCTAGTTTGGTCTTGTTCCCTATTCCATAGACAACCGTCTGTCTTCTCGTTGTGTCCTCATATGGTGGAAGGGGCAAGGGTGCTACCTGGGATGACTCATATAACCCCATTCATGAGGGGCTCAACTTTAtgatctaatcacctcccaaagtctCCAcccccaaataccatcacactggcgactaggtttcttttttgtttgtttgtttgtttgttatgttttttaaatttatttttgagagctagagagagacagcgtgagcaggggagggtcagagagggagggagacacagaatacgaagcaggccccacgctctgagctagctctcagcacagagcccgatgcggggctcgaaccgacgaaccgtgagatcatgacctgagccaaagttggccgcttaaccgactgagccacccaggcgccccaggactacGTTTCAATATATCGATTTGGGGGCATACATTCAGTCTACAGCATATATTAATTAAACAGTGGATTTAGAAAATATTCCTTGGGagcatttcactttatttcagtTGTTTCAAATGATTTCCCATTTCATGTTAAACTAGGTCATACCGCCACCAAGATgacttacttctttttattttctctgaattttaaaatatatttttaaagtccattttctacatttttttaagacaCAATAAACTTTAGAGTTCTTTCACTTGTTTCTCAGTATTATTTCAGCcttaagttttttgtttctttgacttcTGGATTCTGGCTTCCGATAGGTTAAGCCGTGTgagacctgagatcaagattccctcctccctgccaggcTAGGGTTTGATTTGCCTACATTCTTCTATGTATGACTCATTCAAGTGGACTCTTGTTCCCGCGAAAAGAATGAGTGTTCACTCATGGCATGTGCAACagtgcttttgtttcttcatagTTTTGTTCAGAACTCTGGATGGTAACTGATTCTCATCATCTGAGTGTATAATCATTTGCTGTCAGGAGTCTACATAATAAGGTAATTGATACCAGGCATTGCCCTTGATACAGACTCTCTAAATAGAATCCTGGGACCTGGGATGGAGTTGCTCGTATATTTGAAGAGCAATGTATCACTTTCATGACAAGAGAGATGAGAAAAGACTGCTAATCTTTGGGATATAATAGCATTCTGAATGTTCA carries:
- the LOC115276013 gene encoding LOW QUALITY PROTEIN: olfactory receptor 1J4-like (The sequence of the model RefSeq protein was modified relative to this genomic sequence to represent the inferred CDS: inserted 1 base in 1 codon; substituted 1 base at 1 genomic stop codon) gives rise to the protein MSENQSSVPEFLLLGLPIRPEQQGVFFALFLGMYLTTVLGNLLIVLLIRLNSRLHTLMYFFLSQLAFTVVSFSSVTVPKMLINMHTRNQSIPYAGCVTQMYFFIFFACIDNLLLAVMAYDRYVAICHPLHYTTIMREELCMFLLAGSRLFACASALSHTILLAXLSFCADNTIPHFFCDLAALLKLSCSDTSLNEVFILTVGGWVITLSFFGVLVSYGRIGAIILTFPSXQGVYKALSTCGSHLSVVFLFYGTIMVLYFFPSSSNSNDKDIIASVMYTVVTPMLNPFIYSLRNRDMKGAMGKLLRKEILFSK